The Sebastes umbrosus isolate fSebUmb1 chromosome 10, fSebUmb1.pri, whole genome shotgun sequence nucleotide sequence GCAGCGTCAAGATTTCCTTTCATTTGAACTAAGGGGCCCGGACCAAACGGACCCAGACCAGAGGTTACATAGTATGGCTTTATAGTACAGTCAGTCCGTTGAGTCTGTCCTGTAACATCGAAGTCAGTGAATAAAGATTAAGAATGGCTGTAGATGTTGTCTGGGTTACCGTATCTCCAGGCTTGACGGACACAGCCACCACTGTGCCTGGCATCGGTGAACGCAGGATGCTACTGGTGTCTTCTGGAACTTTTTCTGGCATGTAGGAGTTGAGCTCTGCAGCCAACTTGGACAGAACACGAACCTTAAActacacaaaaatacacaatatgaGAAACACGGGAAAGAGGTGTCTTGTACTACAATATGATCGGATAAAATAAagaccaaacagcacagtgtgtttacaggtcttggcAAGTACAAGGTAGAATTTATCGTCATTCTTTCCATATACAATATTCAGTATACAGGGAACCACATTGAGATTCGGTTGGGGTGTTGAagaattattttgaaattcagttTTTACATAAAAGTACAACCATGGATCTCTTGGAGaatttgtgcatgttttttaaGGTTTTGCTTTAATTGTCCATCATTCAAATTTACAAGCAATTGAAGCACATATATTTGGCTGCTGGGAGGCCATATTTCCCACTGCTTGATGGCTGATATCTAATATTCACTgactgtaaatgaaaaaaaaaaacaaagaaaatggaaatttgtatttaaaaaaatactatttataAGTactattttaaaataattttacaaATCAGTTTAGAATCACTTTATGGAATTATTAAATGACACATTTAATGAACAAGCAACGTTATCTTAATATAGCAGACATGATAGCTGGTGGAAATGTAAACTCTCTTCATGGCTGACGATCCCTGTTCGACTTATGCCATCCAATGACCTACTTTAAGGTCAAAATGAGCATGTTTCTTCTCTGTGTGAGAGTGTGGGAGGTAACACtacactaccactactactactactactactactactatagaTAGCACGAGGACTAGACACAGCAGTGATAAGGTGTGATTATATCATTACAATCCCATGTAGACATGCAATCTTACCGATGTGCCCAGGTACTGCAGGACAATCTTTCCTGAAGCATCTCTGGACAGACACTAAAACAAaagaatgttattcacttcacctatcagtggtcttaatgttatggctgatcagtgcaTATATGTTTTACCcttcaaatatatattcaaatttagaatattggttgacagccctattgtGTAGTCCCCACTGGtgtctttttctttaaatgtttttttagtggTGTGCTTAGTGTGAGGTAGAACAGATatgatataattatataatttaacaacctgtgtgtgtgtgtgtgtgtgtgtgtgttacctgtagCATCCTGGGTGTGCTGTTGATAGTGAGTGGTAGCAGCGGGGAGGCCAGGTTCCACTGTCCACTGACCTCCACCTGTCCtccatccacctccacctgcagcgACAAACACAGATgtataatattttaatcaactgtcCACATACATGAATTAGCTTTAATGATTCTTTTCTTATGTTTCCAGTAGATTGATACATGTTTATGGATGCACATTAAATActcacagtaaacacatttCCTGATTTGGTAACCTCCACAGAATGACTtccctcctccagctccacaCACAGCTCCCAGTGACTACAGTCCACAGGAGAGGAAGAcaccctgcaacacacacacaatgactcTTTTCAACCGTGCCACCTAAATTACTTTGTACTTGACTATGTTACCACAAGCTTCTAGTTTCTAGAAATCTGGACAAAGTGCTCCACCATCTTCCACAACTGCAGGAGAAATTTTGACGATCTCAAAAGACATAATAAATCAGTAGATATGAGGAGAAAGTGCACTAACTACTGATTTGTGAGGACAAACAGCCAGTTAGACATCTTGATCTCACCAGCTGCTGACTAACACCTGATAACGGTCAACTACTGCCAGCACGGGGCAGCTCTACAGTGCCAGCATTATagagtgtgtgaatgtataaatgtatttggGCACACCAGTGAGAGGGACTCTGGGTTCTGAACCTTGGACTGCCAAGATACACAGATTTTCTAAGCTCGCACGCAAAAGAATCTGTTATCAATGTTTTtatctctcctttctctttagCAAAGGTCAGTGTTCTAGACACTATACCTAACACTAACCCATTAAAATGCCAGAGTAGGACCCTGTAAGTAGACAGTCTTACCTTACACCTATCCGAAAGGactatcctaaacctaaccatttcattttaatgcctaaacctaaccatctCTATCCTTAGAGCGGTCTTAACCTTACCCTAACTATTCGACTACAAGGAGCATGgggtcataataataatattaatataaggACAATCTATCTATCCTACCAAACCTGATCCTACCTTAACCCTGACCTTAACCTATAGGAAAGAGGAACCTCAAAGCCTAAAGTCTGAACTTTAAAATCCTGTATTTATTGGACCTGTACAAACAATTCAGTATGGGTAATATAGGAATGGAGAACCGCCCAGTCGATGGACGAAGCGGGGGGAAAGTCATCAAGATATCTCTcactaacctaaccctaaccctggcCATCACTTTCACCTGTTAAAATGACAAACGTTGCAGGCAGCAGTTCATATTAGGTGTCGCTAATTAACATTAATTGAGCAACTTGATTGGCTGGCTCTGCAGTCAGTGTCGGTACAAAGAAGCTCCGCTCTGTAACAGTACTGTACAATTACAGCTAGGGCTTTTCTGGTTCCCACAACACAAAGCGAGCGACACGTCTTCTAAAAGGATCTAGCTGATCACGTCGCATCAGTAACGGTTGTCGCATTCTCTCAGTTAACCTTTCATTCATATCATATAGTAAAATTTAAGGTTATAAGCTTAATAGTTGTGAATCAGGATCTCCAGTATTTGGAGAAAAGTTACTTGTGAAAAATGAGGTGAGTCAAAGTCAACAGGCTACTGTTATTTCTATGTGCCAGACacttttaatcaacatttcagATCTTCTGCTACTATGAGCATTCATTTTACCACGTATACCGAGCATCTTTGGTTCCatcttatttcattttcatgttaTAACTACAGGTTGTGAACATTAATTAGGCTGCCACCAAAACCTGTTTCTGTCCTCTCACCCTACAGACTGTgtataagtggacgtagtcaccgtgacgtcacccatcggtttgtggCCTGCCATTTTGAAGTCTcaatttctgcattttggccatcgccatcttggtggcACAAAATATATTACTGTGAGCCtaattttatttacttaaatGCCCCTAAAAAAAGTGTAGAGCCCTGCAGCAGTAGCAGGCACCATGTCAGCCTATATGCTCAACGATAAGTCAGCTTTTTATTAGCTTCCACTATGTTGATCATTTGGTGAGGCTTTATGAATACACTGCATTTTCAGGAAATGGTTCATTGACGGCGGGGACAGTGTGTTGCAAACTAGGCCCTTGTAGCCCCCCAGAACATGAAGCTCACCTCAGGTCACCCAGGACCCTCTGTGAACGGAGCTGAGCAGTGATGTAGAGGGCTGCTGCAGAGGCCAGCAGCTCCCTGCGTGTGTCTACGTTCAGCTGGTGACCCTTAAAGCCGTCGGGGTAAACCTCTGGCAGGAAGTTGGTGCTGATGTCACCAGAGATAAATCGGGGGTGGGTGATGATTTCCCGCAGGAGGGGAATGTTGTGGGTCACACCTGGAGAGGAGATTACCAAACTTCattacagaaagaaaaataagcTCTTGTCTCATTTAAAAAGTGTCTTAGCTGACATGTTTACCTCTGATAACATAGTTATCCAGAGCTTCTTCCATCCTGGCGAGGGCTTCAGCTCGTGTAGCTCCGTAGGTAACCAACTACAAATATATACCAGAGGACATGATTGCAGAACCACAAACCCTTGTGGAATTTTGTAATCTAGTTTCTTGTTTTGACCATCTGTTACTAAAAATAAGAAACACACTATTTACAAAAGCATTATATAGTCAATCCATCACTGACCTTAGAGATCATGGGATCATAGTAGATGCTGATGTCACTTCCCTCCTGGATGCCGCTGTCTACACGGACCTGACAGAGTGAGGAGCAGACCAGGAAATGTTCAGAATACGGGCAGGACACTTAACCAGTCACTCAGTGTGTGGAGAATAACCTACAATATCTGAGAGAGGGCTGAATGCTCTCTGTGGCTGCTCCAATCTGTTAAGTAGGTTGTGGGAGCGGTACACACCTATTGAAGCTTTAAGGACTCCTtgtcacacacgcacgcacacttaCTTTGCTGAGGTTGAGTGGCTCTTGGTATTGAGACAGCCGTCCGATGGAGGGAAGACCAAAAGACTTGTAAGGATCCTAACAGAATaaacaacagagaaacagacacacTGAAGCTTCAGGTTTCACCCTCCATAAAGTGGTTATTACCTTCAGAGCTCAACACAGGTCAGAACTAAACTAACACACTGTTCTCTGTTTATAAAACCGCTTTAATAGCATCACATAGAGCCATACAGAGATTGCAACCATGTCCAGACTTGTTATGCATTATACTCCacttatagcactgtataattatagtaataaccattttttttgcaagtatcatagtgtattataattccccAAATTGTAATAGAAGAATATTTTTATGgtgcattataatcactgttataatgtgattataagttactctAAGCGGTCATTGGGAGAGTGAGGTATTATGACACTTGACCTTAtaaatcattataaaatgctttataatgttatATGGTTATTGTTAAACAGCATTGAGTGTTTATAACTATGATTATACGTTGCTATAAAACAGCttgtaatgcattataagtATGCTTATAATTCCATTATGGACATGGGCATCGTAGAAAGTGTTAGCAAGATGTCAGCCGACACCACAGTGATCACAGCTCACACAGACCTCAGCGTAGACGCGACTCTCAATGGCCCAGCCGTTTATTGGGATGTCTTCCTGTTTGTGCTGCAGTTGGTAACCCTTGGCAACCCTGATCATCTGCTCCACCAGGTCCAGACCAGTAATACACTCTGTAATTGGATGCTCCACCTGGGGTCAAAGGTTAAACATAGAAGATAGAGTTTCTGCAAGCAAACTAGTAGTGTGAACTAGGtctacacccacacacacagccctaCACTGACCTGTAGTCGTGTGTTCATCTCCAGGAAGTAGAAGTTCTTCTTAGAATCCACCAGGAACTCCACGGTGCCGGCAGAGGAGTACTGCACAGCCTTGGCCAGCTGCACTGCCTGCTCACCCATCGCCTTCCGTGTCACTGGGTCCAGGAAAGTACTGCAGAGGACACACCAGACACTCAGACTCACCTCAGTTCTAATAGAAACAAGTTccacagtttgtttgtttattcaacGACCTAGCTTTTTTTAGatacatacaaatattaataatacacttttttcaaaaaccAATCACCACATACATGTATTGAAGAATGCTGGCGAGGCACCTACTGTAAGGAGGTTAAATTAAGTGATTTTAGGCATTTCCTATTGTCTACATCAGGGGTCTCCGACAAGTAGCTCGCGAGCTCGCTACCCGTTTCTGAGTGGCTcgctaaaggttcaaagaatatgtacataaatttgatgacacaaagtcactttgtaaaCCGGTTTAAATTACTACCCAATCATATTCACAGACATCCCTTTGAGACAAACTGATCATGTGTGATTACATATACCGGCTGTCAATTTAACGTCAGTTGTATgcttactgtatgtacagtaggtcacagtgaccttgacctttgaccaccaaaatctaaaatgtCTGATGTAACTACGCTGCTGAAGAGCTGCTTTTCGTACCTTCTTGTGCGAAAACCAAGTTGGTTGCTTTCACccatgttgatttaaaaataaaaaaaatagaagttgCGCCTCATGGTTTTTTGCCTCCGCCGACCAGTCAAgtgtcagtttacatccatgtctgtccaaaatgtcaacacttcatcatttcattttcCTGTTAAACatttgatagatagatactgtatttGGGGGAattggttgtgtttttgtgtaaaattgtcataattaacaaAGGAATTcctgagttatggccaaaaatgtgttttgtgaggtcacagtgactttgaccatcaaaatcaaatcagttccctcctggcgttcctgagatacgacgttcacaagaatgggacggacggacggacaacctgagAACATAATGCCTCCGACCAGGGCTGTCACCGGCACGGAGCCATAAACAATCCAAAGAGCAGAGGGAGTTTGTCACTAACCTGGGAGCTTCTTCCACCACCTTCTGGTTCCTCCTCTGGATGGAGCATTCCCTCTCATTCAGCCACAGAGCATTACCATGTTGATCAGCCAGcacctacaacacacacaggtttcAATGGTTCTCTCTGGTGAAGGAatttatttagtcatttttatctttggacttttttttgtcacaatAGCTagatcgttttttttttttttaaaaacagctaATGTTCATTATTGACATTCATGTCGATGAAGTGCAGTAATTAAAACTACGTGTCCTGATCACACTCACAGTATTAAAAGATATCAAACCTCTTTGTCCACGTGTGTCCTACCTGTATCTCAATGTGTCTGGGGTTGTCTATAAACTTCTCAATGAGCAGCCTGTCGTCTCCAAAGCTGGACGCTGCCTCCTGGGACGAGAACCGGAAACCTTCCCTGGGACAGACATGAAGGCGGCAAATACAAACATCAGTCTCTCCAGTGGACTGTAGTAGTGGTATAAAGTAGCCATAGAAACAAGATGTCTAATGATAACAGAAAGACAAgacaaaagtgagcatggtAACATGGTAGTAGAGCCAAAGCTTTttcccttttggaactaatggaattagtctattgagcacaatctagcttgttattagctcaccttcctcaggaTAAAGTCAGTAGAAGACAAATATGATCTGCCTTGTTGATGCTCTCCAGGTTTTAACCACTTCATTACTTGCTTGCATTGCAACACCTGGACCGTGTGTCCACGGTGCCCCGGATGACAGTGTCTGATATTTCATTAATTGTACATGATTTGGGAACTCGCCATCCAAGTCTGTTTATTCCAAGTATGTGATGAATCCAACACGGTGCCAAGTCATTAGCTGTAGATGATTCAAGATCTCCCCAAGCATATATACATGCATAGAAATATTCATAGAGCGCTGGATTGTAGCATAAGCTGTTCTCTGAT carries:
- the pcca gene encoding propionyl-CoA carboxylase alpha chain, mitochondrial, whose translation is MAAHGLSPSVSRLLSAVKYASFRTRCCAVRCNAHYSTVYSPSEKTFDKILIANRGEIACRVIKTCRKMGIQTVAVHSDVDSSAVHVKMADEAVCVGPAPTSQSYLNMDAIMDAVRTTGAQAVHPGYGFLSENKVFAKRLAAEDVAFIGPDTHAIQAMGDKIESKLIAKAANVNTIPGYDGVVKTVEEAVKIAQEIGYPVMIKASAGGGGKGMRISWNDEETREGFRFSSQEAASSFGDDRLLIEKFIDNPRHIEIQVLADQHGNALWLNERECSIQRRNQKVVEEAPSTFLDPVTRKAMGEQAVQLAKAVQYSSAGTVEFLVDSKKNFYFLEMNTRLQVEHPITECITGLDLVEQMIRVAKGYQLQHKQEDIPINGWAIESRVYAEDPYKSFGLPSIGRLSQYQEPLNLSKVRVDSGIQEGSDISIYYDPMISKLVTYGATRAEALARMEEALDNYVIRGVTHNIPLLREIITHPRFISGDISTNFLPEVYPDGFKGHQLNVDTRRELLASAAALYITAQLRSQRVLGDLRVSSSPVDCSHWELCVELEEGSHSVEVTKSGNVFTVEVDGGQVEVSGQWNLASPLLPLTINSTPRMLQCLSRDASGKIVLQYLGTSFKVRVLSKLAAELNSYMPEKVPEDTSSILRSPMPGTVVAVSVKPGDTVAEGQEICVIEAMKMQNSLTAVKQAKVKSVHCKPGETVGEGDLLVELE